DNA sequence from the Nicotiana tomentosiformis chromosome 3, ASM39032v3, whole genome shotgun sequence genome:
attctctaccatccatggaaagctaatgttgtagcagatgccttgtTTAGCATATCTAGAGGCCAAGAAAAgataattaactagagagattcatcaaatggcttgtttgggggttcggttagtagactctggcgatggtggagttgtactccaaaatactgcgAAATCATCTCTCACAGCTGAAGTAAATgagaggcagtacgaggacccagagttggtcgagttgagagagcgagctccgcagcagaagaagccgttgttagagctcaagggagatggggttctcaaaTATAGGGGCTATctatgtgttccagatgtagtagggctacgagacaggattacaTCAAAGGCatattattcgtggtactccattcatcctgggtcgacgaagatgtaccatgacattaaggatgtgtactgggggaacgatatgaagaagaacattactgagtttgttgctcagtgtcctagttgccagcaggtgaaggtagacCACTAGAAGctcggagggctaatgcagactatagagctCTCtacgtggaaatgggaggcgataaacatggactttttCACGGGTTTACCTCTTTCTC
Encoded proteins:
- the LOC138907640 gene encoding uncharacterized protein; this encodes MACLGVRLVDSGDGGVVLQNTAKSSLTAEVNERQYEDPELVELRERAPQQKKPLLELKGDGVLKYRGYLCVPDVVGLRDRITSKAYYSWYSIHPGSTKMYHDIKDVYWGNDMKKNITEFVAQCPSCQQVKVDH